From a single Brassica napus cultivar Da-Ae chromosome C9, Da-Ae, whole genome shotgun sequence genomic region:
- the LOC106368981 gene encoding WD repeat-containing protein 44 — protein sequence MGTRGDDEDEECFFDAPNDDVPQDFGFQLWTNDPDSVSNRRRKFLQSMAFSFNKSTEDNDSSSSSSSSSVSEDEELEPPSVPVSELVVNGSSKEDDLLFSRNESTSSSSVSSSEETDDRSLLFSRNSSQGLSESSSSRSGSFRDDFAKKGAQFWLKKLGALTHVLESLDCESATTSVQTYKKQFKELSSLCVDQEFAAHDGSILAMKFSPDGKFIASAGEDCVVRVWSVTEEERTDKYQVPVVDSGVYFGVNQHSQVEPLNINNEKKKKKKSSFLRKSSDSTCVVLPSKIFSLSEKPMHEFRGHTGEILDLSWSDKGYLLSSSVDESVRLWRVGCDECLGTFAHNNFVTCVAFNPVDDNYFISGSIDGKVRIWDVSRCRVVDYTDVRDIVTAVCYRPDAKAAVIGSITGDCRFYLILDNQLQMDREVSLTHGKKKVPSKRITGLEYFPNDSDKVMVTCADSQIRIISGDDVICKLKASGVCTTTASFTLDGKHIVSTTEDSGIHVWNNSQLPSKKPSSGKPKRIRSYESFISQNASVAIPWLRQANRNSLSDCITDMDKKMGKMDSCFSPMKGSTTWPEEQLGDASTTMSSRGKKLKLLKNVLQPHMWGLVIVTATWDGKIRVYNNYGLPVRV from the exons ATGGGTACTCGCGGGGATGATGAAGACGAAGAATGTTTCTTCGATGCCCCTAATGATGATGTTCCCCAGGATTTTGGTTTTCAACTCTGGACCAATGACCCCGACAGTGTTTCCAACCGACGCCGTAAGTTCCTCCAATCCATGGCCTTTAGTTTCAATAAGTCTACCGAAGACAACGACTCctcctcatcctcatcctcatcctctGTCTCTGAAGATGAAGAACTTGAACCACCCTCTGTTCCCGTTTCTGAACTTGTCGTCAACGGCTCTTCGAAAGAGGATGATCTGTTGTTCTCGAGGAATGAATCTACTTCctcctcctctgtttcttcatcCGAGGAAACAGACGATCGATCCTTGCTCTTTTCCAGGAACAGTAGTCAAGGGTTGAGCGAATCAAGCTCAAGCAGATCGGGCAGCTTCCGAGACGATTTCGCTAAGAAAGGCGCACAGTTCTGGTTAAAGAAGCTAGGTGCTCTCACGCACGTCCTCGAATCACTAGATTGCGAATCAGCAACTACGAGTGTGCAGACGTACAAAAAGCAGTTCAAGGAGCTCTCCTCTCTCTGTGTTGACCAAGAGTTTGCAGCGCACGATGGTTCCATCTTAGCCATGAAGTTCTCTCCTGATGGAAAATTCATTGCGAGCGCTGGCGAAGACTGTGTTGTTCGAGTTTGGAGCGTAACCGAGGAAGAGAGAACAGACAAGTATCAAGTCCCTGTGGTTGATTCTGGTGTTTACTTTGGCGTGAATCAACATTCTCAGGTTGAGCCTTTGAATATCAAcaacgagaagaagaagaagaagaagagtagcTTTTTGAGGAAGTCATCGGACTCAACTTGCGTTGTGTTACCCTCTAAGATCTTCAGTTTATCCGAGAAGCCTATGCATGAGTTCAGAGGGCATACCGGTGAGATCTTAGATCTTTCCTGGTCCGACAAAGGG TATCTTCTGTCATCTTCTGTGGACGAGAGTGTTCGTTTATGGAGAGTAGGCTGTGATGAATGTCTCGGAACGTTCGCTCATAACAATTTTG TGACATGTGTGGCATTCAACCCTGTGGATGATAATTACTTCATTAGCGGATCCATTGATGGGAAAGTTCGAATATGGGACGTGTCTCGCTGTCGGGTTGTTGACTACACTGATGTAAGGGATATTGTTACTGCCGTGTGTTATCGTCCAGATGCAAAG GCTGCTGTAATAGGTTCCATAACAGGAGACTGTCGCTTCTACCTTATACTTG ATAACCAGCTGCAAATGGACAGGGAGGTTAGCTTAACACATGGGAAGAAGAAGGTGCCAAGCAAAAGGATCACTGGTCTTGAGTATTTTCCCAATGACTCAGACAAAGTAATGGTTACATGTGCTGATTCACAGATTCGTATCATATCTGGAGATGATGTTATCTGCAAGCTTAAAG CTTCTGGTGTCTGCACAACTACTGCTTCATTTACTTTGGATGGGAAACACATCGTGTCAACAACAGAGGACTCAGGGATTCATGTGTGGAACAACTCTCAGTTACCCAGCAAGAAGCCATCTTCCGGAAAGCCGAAAAGAATCAGGTCATATGAGAGTTTTATCTCACAGAATGCGTCTGTGGCTATACCTTGGCTGAGGCAGGCAAACAGGAATAGCCTGAGCGACTGCATCACAGATATGGACAAGAAGATGGGGAAAATGGACAGTTGTTTCTCCCCAATGAAAGGATCAACAACATGGCCAGAAGAGCAGCTGGGCGATGCGTCAACAACAATGAGCAGTAGAgggaagaagctgaagcttCTGAAGAATGTGTTGCAGCCTCACATGTGGGGGCTTGTGATTGTGACAGCGACTTGGGACGGAAAGATCAGAGTATACAACAATTATGGATTGCCAGTTCGGGTCTAA
- the LOC106363788 gene encoding ran-binding protein 1 homolog a-like, translated as MSYEIKLFWKKDEKGVNVTVTTGEEDEDIVLDLKSKLNGFSYKKGFVEKSKTCGEILRRRTATVKMTLLRFVASKNNDELTFLYRYEQKWLNLNSTKASGSSKRKTVETNSQTSTTSVGEQEIRPEGVKAAKAKRSNAKGKSVAEYTAVWEMRKEDLERKEKLSKLAILDTLLAKTEPFNEAEEVA; from the exons ATGAGTTATGAGATAAAACTATTTTGGAAAAAGGATGAGAAAGGTGTTAACGTTACTGTCACTACCggtgaagaagacgaagacatTGTACTCGATCTGAAATCCAAGCTAAATGGATTCTCATACAAGAAAGGTTTTGTTGAAAAATCAAAGACGTGTGGGGAGATTCTCCGGCGAAGAACAGCAACGGTGAAGATGACACTGTTAAGATTCGTCGCCAGTAAGAACAACGATGAACTCACTTTTCTTTATCG GTATGAGCAGAAATGGCTTAACCTCAACAGCACTAAAGCTTCTGGAAGTTCAAAGAGGAAAACCGTTGAAACAAATTCCCAAACATCAACCACAAGTGTTGGTGAACAAGAGATACGACCGGAAGGTGTAAAGGCTGCAAAAGCTAAACGGAGTAATGCGAAGGGGAAGTCTGTTGCTGAGTATACGGCGGTTTGGGAAATGAGGAAGGAGGATTTGGAGAGGAAAGAGAAACTGTCAAAGCTTGCCATCTTAGACACTCTCCTAGCCAAAACCGAACCATTCAATGAGGCTGAAGAAGTAGCCTAA